From a single Gimesia fumaroli genomic region:
- a CDS encoding sigma-70 family RNA polymerase sigma factor → MSNSIPSLDQSARSHFTSLLSKERLRIFGYIQALVPHSSDAEDVYQRVCLTLWNKFDEFDQERDFFFWACGIAFYTVCNHRRSIKHDRHCFNQELIETISQKREQHLSNYNVRIELLRECLNDLDSADQQLLQNATLKNQKIKEIAKTAQKSIQTLYNRLSILRRELADCVSRRLQSERQV, encoded by the coding sequence ATGTCGAATTCAATACCATCACTCGATCAAAGTGCAAGAAGTCACTTTACCTCTTTGTTAAGTAAAGAGCGCTTACGGATATTTGGTTATATCCAGGCGTTAGTGCCTCACAGCTCTGACGCAGAAGATGTGTATCAGCGTGTCTGTTTGACTCTCTGGAATAAGTTTGATGAGTTCGATCAGGAACGAGACTTTTTTTTCTGGGCTTGTGGAATCGCTTTTTACACTGTTTGTAATCACCGCAGAAGCATCAAGCACGATCGGCATTGTTTCAATCAGGAACTCATTGAAACGATATCACAAAAACGGGAACAGCATTTAAGTAATTACAATGTCCGAATTGAGTTACTCCGTGAATGTTTAAACGACCTGGACAGTGCGGATCAACAGCTGTTGCAGAATGCCACTTTGAAAAACCAGAAGATAAAGGAAATCGCAAAGACAGCACAAAAGTCGATTCAAACTCTTTATAACCGCCTTTCCATTCTCAGGCGTGAATTGGCGGATTGTGTATCGAGAAGGCTCCAAAGTGAGCGGCAGGTATGA